The Verrucomicrobium spinosum DSM 4136 = JCM 18804 genome includes a region encoding these proteins:
- the ptsP gene encoding phosphoenolpyruvate--protein phosphotransferase, which translates to MSSRSFPKPPTGTAVLTEPTHTMITLAPQNIRLQARARTKEEAIRAAGQVLVDCGAIAPGYVDSMMGRERQANTYLSHGIAIPHGMPQDRELIHRTAISVVQVPEGVIWNDGQTVRLIVGIAAKSDEHLGILAALTDVLDDAGAAARLAHTSNPQDIIAALSRRQETGGAGADLAGAKEVEVIMACSAGLHARPATFFVEVASKFSSDIAVKFGEKTANGKAMASLLKLGVPGGASVRIQAAGADADAALKALAEAVAAGLGDEEEEDLVPAAGAMAAWTAHSYGRAITGVSASPGLAIGRLHIFQPTRLFFSDSAQNLELEKRSLIGALEAARIQLDEIHDAVMARCGKSKAAIFKAHQALLDDEDLLHEVQVRIDSGRSAAWSWQHSIENRVVEMRQIADERIAARAVDLHDVGQRVLRLLAGADHETSLPEGEPVILVADDLTPSDTAKLDPSRVLGLCTASGGPTSHTAIIARSLDIPAVVGAGQAVLEQTNGILCILDGATGQLYIEPSAQDIESARQYQQDLHSRREDEAAARYQPAMLTDGHRVEVVANIGKVSEAAAAVEAGAEGVGLLRTEFFFLDRDAPPSEQEQYEAYRTMIEALNGLPLIIRTLDIGGDKVLPYLPLAEEENPFLGVRGIRLCLRKPEIFIPQLRAIYRASVHGPVKIMFPMIATLEDLRAAREMAEQVRQELGVAPVEIGIMIEVPSAVMMAHELARETDFFSIGTNDLTQYVLAMDRMHPALAKQVDGLHPAVLRMVDLTVKAAQKCGKWVGVCGGVAGDPLGAAILTGLGVAELSMAVPSVAAVKARLRELSLPAAQKLARRALACASATEVRALAVS; encoded by the coding sequence ATGAGCTCCCGTTCTTTCCCGAAACCACCGACCGGAACTGCCGTCCTCACCGAACCTACGCACACCATGATCACCCTCGCGCCGCAAAACATCCGCCTGCAGGCCAGAGCCCGAACCAAGGAGGAGGCCATCCGGGCCGCTGGCCAGGTGCTGGTGGACTGCGGGGCCATCGCCCCCGGGTATGTGGACAGCATGATGGGCCGCGAGCGCCAGGCCAACACCTACCTGAGCCACGGCATCGCCATCCCCCACGGCATGCCGCAGGACCGGGAGCTGATCCATCGCACGGCCATCTCTGTGGTGCAGGTGCCGGAGGGCGTGATCTGGAACGACGGCCAGACGGTGCGGCTGATCGTGGGTATCGCGGCGAAGTCAGACGAGCATCTGGGCATCCTGGCGGCACTGACGGATGTGCTGGATGATGCCGGTGCCGCCGCCCGCCTTGCGCATACCTCGAACCCTCAGGACATCATCGCCGCCCTCTCCAGAAGACAGGAGACGGGCGGGGCGGGCGCGGATCTCGCGGGAGCGAAGGAGGTGGAGGTCATCATGGCCTGCAGTGCGGGATTGCATGCCCGGCCGGCCACGTTCTTCGTGGAGGTGGCGTCGAAGTTCTCCTCGGACATCGCGGTGAAGTTCGGGGAAAAAACCGCCAACGGCAAGGCCATGGCCTCGCTGCTGAAGCTGGGTGTTCCCGGAGGTGCCAGCGTGCGCATTCAGGCGGCGGGAGCCGATGCCGACGCGGCGCTCAAGGCGCTGGCGGAAGCGGTGGCCGCGGGCCTGGGCGATGAAGAGGAGGAGGACCTGGTCCCCGCAGCGGGAGCGATGGCCGCCTGGACGGCGCATTCCTATGGCCGGGCGATCACCGGGGTCTCCGCCTCGCCAGGCCTGGCGATTGGGCGGCTCCACATCTTCCAGCCCACGCGGTTGTTCTTCAGCGACTCGGCACAGAATCTGGAGCTGGAAAAACGCTCTCTGATCGGGGCGCTCGAAGCGGCCCGCATTCAGCTCGACGAGATCCACGACGCCGTGATGGCCCGCTGTGGCAAGAGCAAGGCGGCCATCTTCAAGGCGCATCAAGCTTTGCTGGATGATGAAGACCTTCTTCACGAGGTGCAGGTGCGCATCGACTCCGGTCGCAGCGCCGCGTGGTCCTGGCAGCACAGCATTGAGAACCGCGTGGTGGAGATGCGCCAGATCGCGGACGAACGGATCGCCGCCCGCGCCGTGGATCTGCATGATGTGGGGCAGCGGGTGCTGCGCCTGCTGGCGGGTGCGGATCACGAGACGTCTCTGCCGGAAGGCGAGCCGGTGATCCTGGTGGCGGATGATCTCACGCCGTCGGATACGGCCAAGCTCGATCCCAGTCGTGTGCTTGGCCTCTGTACTGCCTCCGGTGGCCCGACCTCCCACACGGCCATCATCGCCCGCTCGCTGGACATCCCGGCGGTGGTAGGTGCCGGGCAGGCCGTGCTGGAGCAGACCAACGGCATCCTCTGCATCCTGGACGGGGCCACGGGTCAGTTGTACATCGAACCCAGCGCCCAGGACATCGAGTCCGCCCGCCAGTATCAGCAGGATCTGCATTCCCGTCGTGAAGACGAAGCCGCAGCCCGTTATCAGCCCGCGATGCTGACGGATGGTCACCGCGTGGAGGTGGTGGCCAATATTGGCAAGGTGTCCGAAGCGGCGGCGGCGGTGGAGGCCGGGGCGGAAGGCGTGGGCCTGCTGCGCACGGAGTTCTTCTTCCTGGATCGCGATGCGCCGCCCTCTGAACAGGAGCAGTATGAGGCCTATCGGACGATGATCGAGGCACTCAACGGGCTGCCGCTCATCATTCGCACGCTGGACATTGGTGGTGACAAAGTGTTGCCCTACCTGCCACTGGCGGAGGAGGAGAATCCCTTCCTGGGAGTGCGGGGCATCCGGCTCTGTCTGCGCAAGCCGGAGATCTTCATCCCGCAACTGCGTGCCATCTACCGGGCGTCGGTGCATGGGCCGGTAAAGATCATGTTCCCCATGATCGCCACGCTGGAAGACCTGCGCGCGGCGCGGGAGATGGCGGAACAGGTGCGCCAGGAGCTGGGCGTTGCGCCGGTGGAGATCGGCATCATGATCGAGGTGCCCTCGGCAGTGATGATGGCGCATGAACTGGCGCGTGAGACGGACTTCTTCTCCATCGGCACCAACGACCTCACGCAGTATGTCCTGGCCATGGACCGCATGCACCCCGCGCTGGCGAAGCAGGTGGACGGCCTGCACCCGGCGGTGCTGCGCATGGTGGACCTCACGGTGAAAGCTGCGCAGAAGTGCGGCAAGTGGGTGGGCGTGTGCGGCGGCGTGGCGGGCGATCCCCTGGGGGCGGCCATCCTCACCGGGCTGGGTGTGGCGGAGCTGAGCATGGCCGTGCCGAGTGTGGCGGCGGTGAAGGCGCGGCTGAGGGAGCTCTCCCTGCCTGCGGCCCAGAAACTGGCGCGGCGTGCTCTGGCTTGTGCCAGTGCCACAGAGGTGCGGGCCCTGGCCGTGAGCTGA
- the pfkB gene encoding 1-phosphofructokinase translates to MNPAEIITVTLNPAIDRTLTIPQFTAGEVNRVEHVRDNPGGKGVNVASSLADLGHRVVATGLLGRENCGPFEELFTQKNIEDAFVRLPGSTRVGIKILDPVKRQTTDINFPGLAPTREDVAALRERIETLTAPWYVLAGSLPAGLDAKEYYRLVQTIHGRGGRVMLDTSGAPLLEALAAGPDAIKPNADELGAMLGRSLDSHDEVVAAARELVQQGVSLVVVSMGAKGAVFVTADSVVTACPPHMEVRSTVGAGDAMVAGTVSGLLRGLPLPEVARLATACSMDVLSRPEPGLPSDVNFDALLASVTIT, encoded by the coding sequence ATGAACCCAGCAGAGATCATCACCGTCACCCTCAATCCGGCGATCGACCGGACCCTCACCATCCCGCAATTCACTGCCGGGGAGGTGAACCGGGTGGAGCATGTGCGGGACAATCCCGGGGGTAAAGGAGTCAACGTGGCCTCCTCCCTGGCGGACCTCGGTCACCGGGTGGTGGCCACGGGGTTGCTCGGGCGGGAGAACTGCGGCCCCTTTGAGGAGCTCTTCACGCAGAAGAACATCGAGGATGCCTTTGTCCGGCTGCCTGGTTCCACGCGGGTGGGCATCAAGATCCTGGACCCGGTCAAGCGCCAGACCACGGACATCAACTTCCCCGGCCTGGCCCCGACGCGGGAGGATGTAGCAGCCCTGCGTGAGCGCATCGAGACCCTGACGGCTCCTTGGTACGTGCTGGCAGGGAGCCTGCCTGCGGGACTTGATGCCAAAGAGTACTACCGTCTGGTGCAGACGATCCACGGGCGGGGCGGGCGCGTCATGCTGGACACCAGCGGTGCTCCATTGCTAGAAGCGCTGGCTGCGGGTCCGGATGCGATCAAGCCCAATGCGGATGAACTGGGGGCCATGCTGGGCCGGTCTCTGGACTCGCATGACGAGGTGGTGGCCGCGGCCCGGGAGCTGGTGCAACAGGGCGTGAGTCTGGTGGTCGTCTCCATGGGAGCAAAGGGGGCGGTGTTTGTCACCGCTGACTCGGTCGTCACCGCTTGCCCCCCGCACATGGAGGTGCGCAGCACCGTGGGAGCGGGTGACGCCATGGTGGCGGGCACGGTCTCCGGCTTGTTGCGTGGACTGCCGCTGCCAGAGGTGGCGCGCCTGGCCACGGCCTGCTCCATGGATGTCCTGTCCCGCCCTGAACCGGGCCTGCCCTCTGATGTGAATTTTGATGCGCTGCTCGCCAGCGTGACCATCACCTAA
- a CDS encoding carbohydrate porin: MKHTSLSLLVAAFAALPAPALLAGTPADAVTPAAPSSTRWVDGDYFTGDWGGLRTDLAAWGLTVDAYYVNNFAGNVSGGFDQGSEYADNAYLGLLFDLEKIWGWDGASFLVSGINRSGDSITANYVGSQYDSMQVVGGQTIFLYQVLFEQKWADDRASLKIGRFSASDDFNTSSLYGYYMSNAFDGNLRAVLFNTQFSAYPFATWGARVRFDPTPESNLQFGIFQAQDDVFDRDLHGLDFGVESGDGVWMITQLGWTPTFGGDEKTGLPGHYWFGAYYSPWEGYTQFRTGEKVGDSYGFYVHGDQMVYREAAGSDQGLVLWSAVTHDPNEDIAIVPFQVNVGAVYRGLIPGRDRDATILGFAYGKFSDDYADVVEARGDGRPKHEIVLEAAYRYELTKFAYVQPGVQYVIRPGGTGQIGDAFVLGLQMGIKF; encoded by the coding sequence ATGAAACACACCTCCCTGTCACTCCTGGTTGCAGCGTTCGCTGCCCTGCCTGCGCCCGCGCTCCTGGCGGGAACTCCGGCCGATGCCGTCACTCCCGCTGCGCCTTCCTCCACCCGCTGGGTGGATGGCGACTACTTCACCGGAGACTGGGGCGGTCTGCGCACTGATCTCGCCGCCTGGGGCCTCACGGTCGATGCGTATTACGTCAACAACTTCGCGGGCAATGTCTCGGGAGGTTTTGACCAGGGCTCAGAGTATGCGGACAACGCGTATCTCGGTCTGCTGTTTGACCTGGAAAAGATCTGGGGCTGGGATGGTGCGAGCTTCCTCGTCAGCGGCATCAACCGCTCGGGCGACAGCATCACGGCGAACTACGTGGGCAGCCAGTATGACTCCATGCAGGTGGTGGGAGGCCAGACGATCTTCCTCTACCAGGTGCTCTTTGAGCAGAAGTGGGCGGATGACCGGGCCTCGCTGAAGATCGGCCGCTTCAGCGCCTCGGACGACTTCAACACGTCCTCGCTCTACGGTTACTACATGAGCAATGCGTTCGACGGGAACCTGCGTGCGGTGTTGTTCAATACGCAATTCTCCGCCTATCCCTTCGCCACCTGGGGGGCGCGGGTCCGGTTTGACCCCACGCCGGAGTCGAACCTCCAGTTCGGCATCTTTCAGGCGCAGGACGATGTGTTTGACCGTGACCTGCATGGCCTGGACTTCGGCGTGGAATCCGGTGACGGCGTGTGGATGATCACCCAGCTCGGCTGGACGCCCACCTTCGGCGGCGATGAGAAGACGGGGCTGCCGGGGCACTACTGGTTTGGCGCGTACTATTCGCCGTGGGAAGGGTACACGCAGTTCCGCACCGGGGAAAAGGTGGGGGACTCGTACGGCTTCTATGTGCATGGGGACCAGATGGTGTATCGGGAAGCGGCAGGCAGCGACCAGGGCCTGGTGCTCTGGAGCGCCGTGACGCATGACCCGAATGAGGACATCGCCATTGTGCCGTTTCAGGTGAACGTGGGTGCGGTGTACCGCGGGCTCATCCCTGGGCGTGATCGCGACGCGACCATCCTGGGTTTTGCCTACGGCAAGTTCAGCGATGACTATGCAGATGTGGTGGAGGCCCGCGGGGACGGCCGGCCCAAGCATGAGATCGTGCTGGAGGCGGCGTACCGGTATGAGCTCACCAAGTTCGCTTATGTACAGCCGGGGGTGCAGTACGTCATCCGACCCGGCGGGACCGGGCAAATCGGCGACGCATTTGTACTGGGCCTGCAAATGGGCATCAAATTTTAA
- the glpX gene encoding class II fructose-bisphosphatase codes for MMTELTSNRDIERLIQLDFLRATEVAALNVMKWVGKGNKEAADEAACDAIRGMFDLMNIRGEVVIGEGIKDEAPGIFKGEKVGTWLAGTPKFHVALDPVDGTTNCSKGMPNSISCIAAVKVDDGEEAHLLDIPAFYMRKLAYPQVVRRAWMADPSLPISVDAPIKEVLPVVAKLLGKSVRDVTVMVLDRPRNQDLVDDVRSMGASLRMIAEGDITACLAPALPGSGIDLYCGIGGAPEGVLAAAALRCLGGGMQGKIWPANDREKQSLIDAGWGHRLDEVFRSRDLAFADEIIFCATGISDSPLLRGVRVQGHTATTHSVLMRAKNHTVRFIETHHDLEAKTIHLRSSKQEVFLNQPG; via the coding sequence ATGATGACTGAACTGACGTCCAACCGCGACATCGAGCGCCTGATCCAGCTTGACTTCCTCCGCGCCACGGAAGTGGCCGCCCTCAACGTGATGAAATGGGTGGGGAAGGGGAACAAGGAGGCTGCCGATGAAGCGGCTTGCGACGCCATTCGCGGGATGTTCGACCTCATGAACATCCGCGGCGAGGTGGTGATCGGTGAGGGCATCAAGGACGAGGCTCCGGGCATCTTCAAAGGGGAGAAGGTGGGCACCTGGCTGGCAGGCACGCCCAAGTTCCACGTGGCGCTGGACCCCGTGGACGGCACCACGAACTGCAGCAAGGGCATGCCCAACTCCATCTCCTGCATCGCGGCGGTGAAGGTGGACGACGGCGAAGAGGCCCACCTGCTGGACATTCCGGCGTTTTACATGCGGAAGCTGGCCTATCCCCAGGTGGTGCGGCGTGCGTGGATGGCCGATCCCTCCCTGCCCATCAGTGTGGACGCTCCCATCAAGGAAGTGCTCCCGGTGGTGGCGAAGCTGCTCGGCAAGTCCGTGCGTGACGTCACGGTGATGGTGCTGGACCGCCCGAGAAACCAGGATCTGGTGGATGACGTCCGGAGCATGGGCGCCTCTCTGCGCATGATCGCAGAGGGTGACATCACGGCCTGTCTGGCCCCGGCTCTGCCGGGCTCGGGCATTGACCTGTACTGCGGCATCGGCGGTGCGCCAGAGGGCGTGCTGGCAGCGGCCGCACTGCGCTGCCTGGGTGGCGGCATGCAGGGCAAGATCTGGCCTGCCAATGACCGCGAGAAGCAGTCGCTCATTGATGCGGGCTGGGGCCACCGGCTGGACGAGGTGTTCCGCTCCCGCGACCTGGCCTTTGCCGATGAGATCATCTTCTGCGCCACCGGCATCAGCGACAGCCCGCTGCTCCGCGGCGTGCGCGTGCAGGGCCACACGGCCACCACGCACAGCGTGCTCATGCGGGCGAAGAACCACACCGTGCGGTTCATTGAAACGCACCACGACCTGGAGGCGAAGACCATTCACCTGCGCTCCTCGAAGCAGGAGGTGTTCCTCAACCAGCCGGGTTGA